Below is a genomic region from Rhodohalobacter mucosus.
CACCCGGTAATTGCGGACCCTCTGAGTAAAATGAATTGTAGAGTGTACTTCGAACCTCTCCATCCGGCTCCAGCAGCAGGTTAAACAGCAGAAGCGATTCATCACGAAGAGTGCGATTAATAGCCAGAATAGCTCCCTCAGCCGATTCGCTCTCACGAATTCCGGAACGCACAATATCCGACTGTATAGCCTGCAGAAGCTGCGGCCTTATTTCGTCCGGACTTGAGTAGTAAAGTGTGACCTGCGCCCAGACCGAGTGGGGAGAATTCCCCTCCCGGTTGTATCGTTCTGCATACTCAGTGGGATCTACCTGGATCTGAGCAGCCAGCAGGGCAGATAGAAATAGTAACGTGTGCATAGGATACCGATCTGTATAAGATTACCGTCCGATCTGACAGATTAAGGCCTTTGCAGATCAATATCCAACCACAAAATCAGAGGCCCATATCTGGCTTTTCAACGATAGGATCCATCTTGTCGTCGGTGGTGTTGTCCCACGTTCCGTCGACGCGTTCAATGGTAATTCCCTTGGTTTCTTCCTCATTGAGATCTGAGTTGGCATCGGTTACGGTTGCGCAGCCGGCAAAAAGAATGAGCAGGGTTACAGAGAGTATAGATTTGAGAGCTTTCATTTGTCGTTACGTTTGATTGTTGAGTTACTGAGAGTGAGTTATTAAATAGACAGTTTTGGATCGATTAGAGGCCCATATCTGGCTTTTCAACGATAGGATCCATCTTGTCGTCGGTGGTGTTGTCCCACGTTCCGTCGACGCGTTCAATGGTAATTCCCTTGGTTTCTTCCTCATTGAGATCTGAGTTGGCATCGGTTACGGTTGCGCAGCCGGCAAAAAGAATGAGCAGGGTTACAGAGAGTATAGATTTGAGAGCTTTCATTGGTCGTTACGTTTGATTGTTGAGTTACTGAGAGTGAGTTATTAAAGAGACTGTTTCGGATCGATTAGAGGCCCATATCTGGCTTTTCAACGATCGGATCCATCTTGTCATCGGTGGTGTTATCCAGTGTTCCATCGATGCGTTCAATGGAGATACCTTTGCTTTCATCTTCGTGAAGATCCGCATTTGCGTCTGTAACGGTTGCGCAGCCTGCGGCAAAAAGAATTGCGAAGGAAACTGCTGAAAGTTTATAAAGTATTGTTTTGAAGCGTTTCATTGTATTACCCACAGTTTAGTTAGTGATTTTTTGAACATTATAGAGGTTAATGACAAGAGAATTTTCCAGTCAGAACGTTACAAAAAAAATCATAAGTGAAATATTCTTAAGAAGCTACGATAAGATTAAATTTTTAATATTTGATGGAAAATCGCATGTTATTTGTGAGCAGGATTTGTATGCTCAGGGAGCCTGACTTCGGTTGGTATTCCCATCAGGCTTTCAAGGCAGAACCGTTTTGAATATTATAACAACAGACTAATCCACAACCAGCCCCCCAATACGTGCGTATTGATTATTCCGAATTGGTTACAGCCCTCAGGAACGGCGATGAAATGACGGCCAATCAGCTTCTCAGTGAAGTGATGCCCAGGCTGGTGGAATATCTGCGCGTTGTAATGAAGGCAGAAGAGAATGTAGCTCACGAATGCGCTCAACAGGCATTTACGGACGTTTTTGAGCGGATTCAAAAAGGTAAAATCAAAGAGAAGAAATATATTTTCAGCTATCTGCTTACGGCTACCAGAAATGAGTTCCTTCGCTATTCAAAACATCAGCATCGCTTTGATACCGACTCAAACGCTGCCTATGAACAGTCGGAACCTGCTGAACAGATCAAAGCATTGATGGACAAAGAGCGGATGCTTCTTTTGGAGGAGTGCCTTTATGAGCTTGACAGTGAAAGCAGGGTTTTTATCCGATACCTGATCGAAAATCCAGGCAAATCAAGTAAAGAGTATGGCAAGAAATTTGACATGAGTGAGGTTAATGTGCGCACCAAAAAATCACGTATCGTGAGCCAGCTGCATTTTTGCTATAAACGCAAATCCTCTGAGTAAATCCCCTTCCTAAAACGGAATTTGCACTGTCATTGCCGTTCCGCTGAAGTGAATATTATCTAAAATCCCGATCAGTTTTTCGCTTTGTGTCCGGTTCAGCAGGTAGAGAACTACATCAAATGAAAACAGGAATCCACCCTGTAGTATCAACGACTGACCGTAACCGGTTAACCGTTCGCTCTCTTTGCGAAGGCCGCGCTCCCACAGGAAGGCTCCCAGCGCCATGTATCCCACATCCAGGCCTGCATTAAAGAGCAATATCTTCTCAAAGGTGTGATATTCACTGATGGTCTCTGCCAATGTCAGATCCAGACTCTGATTTTTTAATCCGTAGTATCCAAATCCGGCAATTGCAAGGTTCACCGTATTCCATGCGGCATTCATCTGGTGAAAATAGCGTACGGATCCGCCGGTCCGGGTCATGCCAACCGTACCGATCAGCAAATTACTGACAGCCCACCCGCCCAGCACGGCCATGCCTCCCGTATTGAGCCCCACGCGCTCCCGATTGATCTCCACCAGATCCGGAGCAGATGACTCCTGAGCCGTCGCCCATCCCATGAATAACAGATTTATCAAAAGAAAGAGAGTAAGCCGTTTGTAATGAGTCATAGTCTTATGCTACGTTTTTATTTGTATCACCTGTTCTTCAACCACAGCGAAGACACGATCCGTTTCATCCGGATGAATTCGCTTCAACCCCGTGAACTCACCGAATGCGGGAAGGACTATTTTTTTGCCCTCAGAAAACAGAAAACACGGCAGCCGAACGGCCTGCCTGCCCTTTCCTTTTAATGAGATCCCCGGATGAATGTGCCCTGAAACCGTGATCTGTCCATTCCCTGTATGTTCGGCGGCATTCACCTCGTCATGAATAAAATAAAACGGACCGCTCCACCACTCCGGCGTGGTTTCAATACCTGCCGATTCATAAAACGAGCTGTGCAGGCTGTCATGATTTCCCGTTACAAGCAGCCAGCGGGTATCGGGCACGGTTGCAAGCCACTCCTCAAACTCCAGCCAGTCGCGATTGGCCGTGCTGTGAAACAGGTCTCCAAGAATCAATATCCGTTCCGGTTTATATTCGCGCAGTAACCCGGCCATACGATTCAGGTTTTTACTGTTGAGTATTCCGGGAGCAGCTATTCCCGACTTCCTGAAATGGCCCGACTTCCCGAGGTGTATGTCCGTTAGTATCAACGTACGCTCTTCGTTCCAGAAGACGCATTTTTCAGGATGAAGTATCCAGGTTTGTCCGGCAATACTGATTGTTTCTGTTTTTGACATGATTGGAAAATAGACTCCTGAAATAACGCATTTCACATGATCGTAATCCGGAATTGAGCCCAAAATTTCTTACAAGGAACCGAAGTATTCGAAGGGATGCAATATTCCTTTCAGCATCCATTGGAAACGCGCACTCATACTTTGACTATTTCTACTCCGCTTCAAGCTGTTTCTGCATTTTCATCACGCGATCGATCAGTTTTTCCGACGACATTCGCTCCCGGAGCCTGTCTACAAAAATCGGAAACGCGAAGGGCGAAAAACGATCCACTTCCCTGAACACCACCTCCTGGTGCCGGATTCGCTGCAGCGCACTGCGGATTCGCGCCTCGTCCAGCTGCACCTGCAGAACTTCATCAAAAGCCTGTTCAATCAGCAAATTATCGGGTTCATGCTCCAGAAAAACATCAAAAAATAACCCTGACGACATCTGAAGGTGTTTGCCTGCTTTCTGATTTCCCGGAAAGCCCGGAAATACCAGTCCTGCAATCTGACTGATATCCCTGAACCGGCGCTTTGCCAGCTCCGCATCGTTCAGGGTACTCATGATATCACTGACAAGATTCTTCTCTGAAAAAAGATCTTTTTCGAGCGCCTCTTCCAGAGGGATATCCTGATCGGACAACAGTTCAAATCCATAGTCATTCATTGCAATGGAAAAGGTGATGGGCTTGATTTTCGAGAGGCGGTGAGCCACCAGCGCAGACATCCCCTCGTGAACATAGCGTCCCTCGAACGGGAAAAAGAAACAGTGGCATCCCTCCTTCGACCATGATTTCTCAATCAGAAACTGGTGGTCTCCGGGCAGTACAGATCTCTCCTTCTGTATAGACAAAATCGGCTCAATCGCCTGCAGTTCGGGCCCCTGCGCCTCCCCCACTCCGGATATCGCCTCCTGCAGTTTATTCCGCAGAAGCTCCGACATGTTTGACGACAGCGACATGCGTCCGCCCATGTAACTGGGCACTTTGCTGCTCGACCCTTTGGTTTTTCGCACATATGCGGTCATATCCCTGATTCGCACCAGTTCCAGGTTTCGTCCCGCAAACCAGAACGTATCACCCGTATTCAACTGTGAAAGAAACCATTCTTCGATTCGTCCCAGCGTACCGCCTTTCAGGTATTTAACCCGGAGCATACTATCGCTGGCAATGGTTCCGATCGTCATGCGATGACGTCGCGCTATTTTTCGGTCGAACACTCTCCAGAGTCCGTCTGCATCTGCCTCCACCTTCCTGAACTCATCATAACGGGTCAGTGCTTTTCCGCCGCTTTGAATAAATTTCAGAATCCAGTT
It encodes:
- a CDS encoding DUF6992 family protein, producing MTHYKRLTLFLLINLLFMGWATAQESSAPDLVEINRERVGLNTGGMAVLGGWAVSNLLIGTVGMTRTGGSVRYFHQMNAAWNTVNLAIAGFGYYGLKNQSLDLTLAETISEYHTFEKILLFNAGLDVGYMALGAFLWERGLRKESERLTGYGQSLILQGGFLFSFDVVLYLLNRTQSEKLIGILDNIHFSGTAMTVQIPF
- the pdeM gene encoding ligase-associated DNA damage response endonuclease PdeM — its product is MSKTETISIAGQTWILHPEKCVFWNEERTLILTDIHLGKSGHFRKSGIAAPGILNSKNLNRMAGLLREYKPERILILGDLFHSTANRDWLEFEEWLATVPDTRWLLVTGNHDSLHSSFYESAGIETTPEWWSGPFYFIHDEVNAAEHTGNGQITVSGHIHPGISLKGKGRQAVRLPCFLFSEGKKIVLPAFGEFTGLKRIHPDETDRVFAVVEEQVIQIKT
- a CDS encoding RNA polymerase sigma factor; translated protein: MRIDYSELVTALRNGDEMTANQLLSEVMPRLVEYLRVVMKAEENVAHECAQQAFTDVFERIQKGKIKEKKYIFSYLLTATRNEFLRYSKHQHRFDTDSNAAYEQSEPAEQIKALMDKERMLLLEECLYELDSESRVFIRYLIENPGKSSKEYGKKFDMSEVNVRTKKSRIVSQLHFCYKRKSSE